A portion of the Paenibacillus segetis genome contains these proteins:
- the rpsG gene encoding 30S ribosomal protein S7: protein MPRKGPVTKRDVLPDPVYNSKLVTRLINRIMLDGKRGVAQSILYNAFKLIQERTGNDPMEVFEAAIKNIMPVLEVKARRVGGANYQVPIEVKPERRTALGLRWLVNYSRNRGEKTMEERLAAEIIDASNNTGASVKKREDTHKMAEANKAFAHYRW, encoded by the coding sequence ATGCCACGCAAAGGTCCAGTTACCAAAAGAGACGTATTGCCGGATCCGGTGTATAACAGCAAACTTGTTACTCGCTTGATCAATCGCATTATGCTCGACGGCAAACGCGGTGTTGCACAAAGCATCCTTTATAACGCATTCAAATTGATTCAAGAACGTACGGGTAATGACCCTATGGAAGTTTTTGAAGCAGCAATTAAGAACATTATGCCAGTATTGGAAGTTAAAGCTCGTCGTGTCGGCGGTGCTAACTACCAAGTTCCTATCGAAGTTAAGCCAGAAAGACGTACAGCTCTAGGTTTACGTTGGCTTGTAAACTACTCCCGCAACCGCGGAGAGAAAACGATGGAAGAACGTTTGGCTGCTGAGATTATCGACGCATCCAACAACACAGGCGCTTCTGTTAAGAAACGTGAAGATACACACAAAATGGCTGAAGCGAACAAAGCGTTTGCTCACTACCGTTGGTAG
- the rpsL gene encoding 30S ribosomal protein S12 has protein sequence MPTINQLVRKGRQDKVYKSKSPALQRGFNALKREATNLSAPQKRGVCTRVGTMTPRKPNSALRKYARVRLTNRLEVTAYIPGIGHNLQEHSVVLIRGGKVKDLAGVRYHIVRGALDTAGVNNRMQARSKYGAKRPKVKK, from the coding sequence ATGCCAACTATTAACCAATTGGTACGTAAAGGACGCCAAGACAAAGTATACAAATCCAAATCGCCAGCTTTGCAAAGAGGGTTTAATGCCCTAAAACGTGAGGCTACGAACTTGAGTGCTCCTCAAAAACGTGGAGTGTGTACTCGTGTAGGCACAATGACTCCTCGTAAACCGAACTCTGCACTTCGTAAATATGCTCGTGTTCGCTTGACGAACCGTCTTGAGGTGACAGCTTACATTCCAGGTATCGGACATAACTTGCAAGAGCACAGTGTTGTTTTGATTCGTGGCGGTAAGGTAAAAGACCTTGCAGGGGTACGTTATCACATCGTACGTGGAGCTTTGGATACTGCAGGTGTTAACAACCGGATGCAAGCTCGTTCTAAATACGGTGCTAAACGTCCAAAAGTTAAAAAATAA
- a CDS encoding ribosomal L7Ae/L30e/S12e/Gadd45 family protein gives MSNDKGLQDAHVKIGTKQTMRMVELGQAEEVYVAEDADPRITSKVIALCNKNSIKVTYVDTMDNLGKACGIQVGAAMVAIVTP, from the coding sequence ATGTCTAATGATAAAGGATTACAGGACGCTCATGTCAAAATCGGCACCAAGCAAACCATGCGAATGGTAGAGCTAGGACAGGCCGAAGAGGTCTATGTAGCTGAAGATGCAGATCCACGCATTACATCGAAAGTCATTGCCCTATGTAACAAGAATTCCATTAAGGTCACGTACGTAGACACGATGGATAATCTCGGCAAAGCTTGCGGGATTCAAGTTGGGGCAGCGATGGTTGCGATTGTAACACCATAG
- the fusA gene encoding elongation factor G codes for MAREFSLKNTRNIGIMAHIDAGKTTTTERILFYTGRTHKIGEVHEGAATMDWMEQEQERGITITSAATTAAWKGHRVNIIDTPGHVDFTVEVERSLRVLDGAVGVFSAKEGVEPQSETVWRQADRYGVPRIAYVNKMDIIGADYLNVIESMRDRLQANAVAIQFPIGAEDHFDGIIDIVAQRAHIFHDDLGQNIEETDIPAEFQDKVDELRAELIEKVAELDEDLTMKYLEGEEISVEEIKAALRKGVIEVKIFPVICGSSYRNKGVQLMLDAVVDYLPAPVDVPSIQGHLDDGTEVERHSSDEEPFAALAFKIMTDPYVGKLTFFRVYSGILESGSYVLNATKGKRERIGRILQMHANSRQEISIVYSGDIAAAVGLKDTSTGDTLCDEKAPVILESMNFPDPVIEIAVEPKTKADQDKMGVALGKLTEEDPTLRAHTDEETGQTILAGMGELHLDIIIDRMRREFKVDTNVGKPQVAYRETFRVPARVEGKFVRQSGGRGQYGHVWVEFEPLEPGSGNQFDSKVVGGSVPREYIGPAQQGIEESMKNGVLAGFPLVDVKATIVDGSYHDVDSNEMAFKIAGSMALKAAKDKCQAVLLEPIMKVEVTVPEEYMGDVMGMLNSRRGRIEGMDARGGAQIIRAKVPLSEMFGYSTTLRSGTQGRGVFSMELSHYEEVPKSIAEEIVSKHKGAE; via the coding sequence ATGGCAAGAGAGTTCTCCTTGAAAAATACACGTAATATTGGGATCATGGCGCATATTGACGCTGGTAAGACGACCACGACAGAACGGATCTTGTTCTACACAGGCCGTACGCACAAAATCGGTGAAGTTCACGAAGGTGCTGCAACAATGGACTGGATGGAGCAAGAGCAAGAGCGCGGAATTACGATTACTTCCGCTGCTACTACCGCTGCTTGGAAAGGTCACCGCGTAAATATCATCGATACCCCGGGACACGTTGACTTCACTGTTGAAGTTGAACGTTCCCTTCGTGTATTGGACGGGGCAGTTGGCGTTTTCAGTGCGAAAGAAGGCGTTGAGCCTCAGTCTGAAACTGTTTGGAGACAGGCTGACCGCTACGGCGTTCCTCGGATCGCATATGTAAATAAAATGGACATCATCGGTGCTGACTACCTGAATGTTATCGAGAGCATGCGTGATCGTTTGCAAGCTAACGCTGTAGCGATTCAGTTCCCGATTGGTGCAGAAGACCATTTCGATGGTATCATCGATATCGTTGCTCAAAGAGCTCATATTTTCCATGACGATTTGGGACAAAATATCGAAGAAACCGATATTCCAGCAGAGTTCCAAGACAAAGTTGACGAACTTCGTGCAGAATTGATCGAGAAAGTAGCAGAATTGGACGAAGATCTAACAATGAAATACCTTGAGGGTGAAGAGATTTCTGTTGAAGAAATCAAAGCAGCTCTACGTAAAGGTGTTATCGAAGTTAAGATTTTCCCTGTTATCTGTGGCTCCTCATATCGCAATAAAGGTGTTCAATTGATGTTGGACGCTGTTGTTGATTACTTGCCAGCTCCTGTCGATGTACCAAGTATTCAAGGTCACTTGGATGATGGTACTGAAGTAGAACGTCACTCTTCTGATGAAGAACCGTTCGCGGCGCTTGCATTTAAAATCATGACAGACCCTTACGTTGGTAAACTTACGTTCTTCCGTGTGTACTCAGGGATTCTTGAATCCGGTTCGTACGTACTGAATGCAACGAAGGGCAAACGTGAGCGTATCGGCCGTATTCTACAAATGCATGCTAACAGCCGTCAAGAAATCAGCATTGTTTACAGTGGTGATATCGCAGCAGCAGTTGGTTTGAAAGATACGAGTACTGGTGATACACTATGTGATGAGAAAGCACCAGTTATTCTGGAGTCAATGAACTTCCCTGATCCAGTTATTGAGATCGCGGTTGAACCTAAGACAAAAGCCGACCAAGATAAAATGGGCGTTGCTTTGGGTAAATTGACTGAAGAAGATCCTACACTACGTGCTCATACTGATGAAGAAACCGGTCAAACGATTCTTGCAGGTATGGGTGAACTTCACTTGGATATTATCATCGACCGTATGCGCCGTGAGTTTAAGGTAGACACTAACGTGGGTAAACCACAAGTTGCTTACCGTGAAACATTCCGTGTGCCTGCACGTGTTGAAGGTAAATTTGTCCGTCAATCCGGTGGTCGTGGTCAATACGGTCACGTATGGGTTGAATTCGAACCATTGGAACCAGGTTCTGGTAACCAGTTCGATAGTAAAGTCGTAGGTGGTTCAGTACCAAGAGAATATATTGGACCTGCACAACAAGGTATTGAAGAATCTATGAAGAATGGTGTCCTTGCAGGCTTCCCGCTTGTTGACGTTAAAGCCACAATCGTAGATGGTTCTTACCATGATGTCGATTCCAATGAAATGGCGTTTAAAATCGCTGGTTCCATGGCACTGAAAGCTGCTAAAGACAAATGTCAAGCAGTACTCCTTGAGCCGATTATGAAAGTTGAAGTAACGGTTCCAGAAGAGTACATGGGTGACGTTATGGGTATGTTGAACTCCCGTCGTGGACGGATTGAAGGTATGGACGCTCGTGGTGGCGCTCAAATTATCCGTGCTAAGGTACCTTTGTCCGAAATGTTCGGATATTCAACAACTCTACGTTCTGGTACGCAAGGACGCGGTGTGTTCTCAATGGAACTTTCTCACTACGA